From Primulina tabacum isolate GXHZ01 chromosome 2, ASM2559414v2, whole genome shotgun sequence, one genomic window encodes:
- the LOC142537967 gene encoding putative disease resistance protein At5g45490: protein MPPTKTTKYRNMEDIENFLRNMEDDIENFLLEQLEKAIEEVKQPSTVFDECSRLKDLIKARKEGTGAADDATRKQNLYYLNNIVAEWRAVLKKHNHCSPTAQITLNGQLPERLKNIRKELEEPAEQKDETSSKHKEKVDDKAAHKVEASQYNEKYRGLENPYHVDRSKIWGIDDKSKAMERLLVRKDSRNNGFRAIGIVGMTGVGKTTFCQVAFNNEEVKKHFLPRIWVEMSKQPENDDDYKKEVVKCFLRSLGFEDNVIDNIEAESEGLDLLLLALRKQLQGKRYLVVLDDIWHLDKRFKEFCSLLAKDDEKYEARLSYGLPKATGGCVIVTSRSESWAVDMVGEKNLHRLAPLEDKKSVWKIYTNTVEEKGYYVDSDMEKAEDEIVKRCAGLPLIAKMLGETVVKTFAGDKGKEEGSETNTK, encoded by the coding sequence ATGCCCCCaactaaaacaacaaaatataGAAATATGGAGGACATTGAAAATTTCCTGCGAAATATGGAGGACGACATTGAAAATTTCCTGCTTGAACAACTCGAGAAAGCTATCGAGGAAGTTAAACAGCCGAGCACCGTCTTCGATGAATGCAGCAGATTGAAGGATTTGATCAAAGCAAGGAAAGAGGGTACCGGTGCGGCAGATGATGCAACACGAAAACAAAATCTCTACTATCTCAACAACATAGTAGCCGAGTGGCGAGCAGTACTGAAGAAGCACAACCACTGCTCTCCAACAGCGCAAATCACTTTGAACGGCCAGCTTCCTGAAAGGTTGAAGAATATCAGAAAGGAGCTTGAAGAACCTGCTGAACAGAAGGATGAAACGTCTTCAAAACATAAGGAGAAAGTAGATGACAAAGCTGCACACAAGGTTGAAGCTTCACAATATAATGAAAAGTACCGCGGATTGGAGAATCCTTATCACGTGGATCGTTCAAAGATTTGGGGAATCGACGATAAATCCAAGGCGATGGAGAGGCTTCTTGTGAGGAAAGATTCAAGGAATAACGGGTTTCGAGCCATCGGGATTGTAGGGATGACAGGGGTCGGAAAAACAACTTTCTGCCAAGTTGCTTTCAATAACGAAGAAGTGAAGAAACACTTTCTGCCAAGGATTTGGGTAGAAATGTCGAAACAGCCCGAGAACGATGATGATTACAAGAAAGAGGTGGTGAAGTGTTTCTTGAGGAGCCTTGGGTTCGAAGACAATGTGATTGACAACATCGAAGCAGAATCAGAAGGTCTCGACTTACTCCTGTTGGCACTTAGAAAGCAATTGCAGGGTAAAAGATACTTGGTTGTTCTTGATGATATTTGGCATTTGGACAAGCGGTTTAAAGAATTTTGCTCTTTATTAGCAAAAGATGATGAAAAGTACGAAGCGAGACTGTCCTATGGATTGCCTAAAGCTACTGGTGGCTGTGTGATTGTTACTAGCAGGTCTGAGAGTTGGGCAGTAGATATGGTCGGCGAGAAGAACTTGCATAGACTCGCACCTCTGGAAGATAAGAAGAGTGTCTGGAAAATTTATACCAACACAGTTGAAGAGAAAGGGTATTACGTGGACTCCGACATGGAGAAGGCGGAGGACGAAATTGTGAAGAGATGTGCAGGACTGCCGTTGATTGCCAAGATGTTGGGGGAAACTGTGGTCAAAACATTTGCAGGAGACAAAGGAAAAGAGGAAGGCTCCGAAACCAACACAAAGTAG
- the LOC142537968 gene encoding putative cyclin-D6-1, protein MELDLQNPLTIQQYDGVPSLFANESEHMPCLISFPSSELRFTVRRRALALISHAKFSYNLDPLLVYLAVNYIDRFVSKHEILEKRPWISHILVVACLSLAAKMRNSDLSVILTDLTREEGLEFDARSVQRMEAIILSTLQWRMRSITPFSFLRYFISLLEVEDSSLTQAFIHRASDIIFNVQHVLKISEHNPSTTAASALLCAIQDLMPHKISSSLSAISSCEYLDKDRLLECLGLIQEIATAGCEASPNATGSCTLTPPSVLDRQCTSSGSDTLAASSKFPRD, encoded by the exons atggaACTGGATCTTCAGAATCCATTGACAATCCAGCAGTACGACGGCGTTCCGTCGCTCTTCGCCAACGAGTCCGAACACATGCCCTGTCTAATCTCCTTCCCATCCTCCGAATTAAGATTTACAGTTCGCCGCCGTGCTCTCGCTCTCATCTCCCAC GCGAAGTTCTCCTATAATTTAGATCCATTGCTAGTATACCTAGCTGTCAATTACATCGATCGCTTCGTATCGAAACACGAGATTCTG GAGAAAAGGCCATGGATTTCGCACATTCTGGTTGTCGCATGCCTTTCACTTGCTGCCAAGATGAGGAACTCTGATTTATCAGTTATCCTCACCGATTTAACG AGGGAAGAAGGCTTGGAGTTTGATGCACGATCGGTTCAACGAATGGAGGCTATTATTCTATCGACTCTGCAATGGAGGATGCGATCTATCACTCCTTTCTCCTTCCTTCGCTATTTCATTTCCCTTTTGGAGGTCGAAGACTCTTCTTTAACTCAAGCTTTCATACACAGAGCTTCAGATATCATCTTCAACGTTCAACATG TGTTGAAGATTTCAGAGCACAACCCTTCAACAACTGCAGCTTCAGCTCTTCTCTGCGCCATTCAGGACTTGATGCCGCACAAAATTTCTTCTTCCTTATCCGCGATTTCTTCATGTGAATATTTGGACAAA GATAGACTGTTGGAATGCTTGGGTTTGATTCAGGAGATAGCGACGGCGGGGTGTGAGGCAAGCCCTAATGCTACGGGGAGTTGTACTTTGACACCACCAAGTGTACTCGATCGGCAATGCACAAGCTCCGGAAGCGATACCCTCGCCGCCAGCTCAAAATTTCCTCGAGATTAA
- the LOC142533131 gene encoding equilibrative nucleotide transporter 3-like isoform X1, whose protein sequence is MSDVVQADVSSPTRLEGKTIAIVYCWFLGLGSLVSWNSMLTISDYYYALFPDYHPSRVLTLVYQPFALGTMAVLAYYEAKIDTRKRNIFGYILFCFSTFGLLILDLATSGRGGIGNYIGICFLVAAFGVADAHVQGGMVGDLSFMCPEFIQSFFAGLAASGALTSGLRLITKAAFDKTSHGLRKGVVLFLAISTFLEFLCIFLYAFVFAKLPIVKYFRRKAASEGSTTVAADLAAAGIRTNDSEKVKDDAKQERLSNKQLLIQNIDYAMDLYLIYVLTLSIFPGFLYENTGTHKLGSWYAVVLIAMYNVWDLIGRYIPLIESIKLESRKGLMIAILSRFALIPAFYFTAKYGDQGWMIFLVSFLGLTNGYLTVCVLTAAPKGYKAPEQNALGNLLVLFLLGGIFSGVALDWLWIIGNGTF, encoded by the exons ATGAGTGATGTTGTCCAGGCCGATGTCTCAAGTCCCACCAGGCTTGAG GGGAAAACTATAGCAATTGTGTACTGTTGGTTTCTTGGGCTGGGATCTCTTGTCTCTTGGAATAGTATGCTGACAATCTCAGATTACTACTATGCGTTGTTCCCG GATTACCATCCTTCTAGAGTACTTACCCTGGTTTATCAACCGTTTGCCCTTGGTACAATGGCAGTACTTGCTTATTATGAGGCGAAAATCGATACAAGGAAGCGCAACATTTTCGGATACATTCTTTTCTGCTTCAGTACCTTTGGACTTTTAATT CTAGATTTAGCAACATCAGGAAGAGGGGGCATTGGGAATTATATCGggatttgttttcttgttgctgCATTTGGAGTTGCAGATGCTCATGTTCAAGGTGGAATGGTTGGAGATTTATCTTTCATGTGCCCCGAATTCATCCAA TCATTCTTTGCCGGTTTGGCTGCATCAGGGGCTTTAACTTCTGGCTTGAGGCTAATTACCAAAGCAGCGTTTGATAAAACAAGTCATGGTCTTCGTAAGGGTGTGG TGTTATTTCTTGCTATCTCAACTTTCTTAGAGTTTCTATGTATTTTCCTATACGCCTTTGTCTTTGCCAAACTGCCGATCGTTAAATACTTCCGGAGAAAGGCTGCTTCAGAAGGATCTACAACAGTTGCAGCTGATCTTGCTGCCGCCGGAATTAGAACCAATGACAGCGAAAAAGTAAAG GATGATGCTAAACAAGAGAGACTAAGTAACAAGCAGTTATTGATTCAGAACATCGATTATGCAATGGACCTCTATTTGATTTATGTCCTCACATTATCTATTTTTCCCGGATTCTTGTATGAAAACACCGGTACTCACAAACTGGGATCTTG GTATGCAGTTGTTCTCATAGCAATGTACAATGTGTGGGATCTCATAGGAAGATACATCCCTCTTATTGAATCCATTAAACTAGAGTCACGAAAAGGTCTGATGATCGCAATATTGTCACGGTTCGCACTTATTCCTGCATTCTACTTCACGGCCAAGTATGGAGACCAGGGATGGATGATATTTCTGGTATCATTTCTTGGATTAACGAATGGATATCTCACTGTTTGCGTCCTCACAGCTGCCCCAAAGGGCTACAAA GCACCAGAGCAGAATGCATTGGGTAATTTGCTGGTGTTGTTTCTTCTCGGGGGCATATTTTCGGGGGTCGCTCTCGACTGGCTGTGGATCATCGGTAATGGGACTTTCTAA
- the LOC142533131 gene encoding equilibrative nucleotide transporter 3-like isoform X2: MLSRPMSQVPPGLRFVMLIFLDYHPSRVLTLVYQPFALGTMAVLAYYEAKIDTRKRNIFGYILFCFSTFGLLILDLATSGRGGIGNYIGICFLVAAFGVADAHVQGGMVGDLSFMCPEFIQSFFAGLAASGALTSGLRLITKAAFDKTSHGLRKGVVLFLAISTFLEFLCIFLYAFVFAKLPIVKYFRRKAASEGSTTVAADLAAAGIRTNDSEKVKDDAKQERLSNKQLLIQNIDYAMDLYLIYVLTLSIFPGFLYENTGTHKLGSWYAVVLIAMYNVWDLIGRYIPLIESIKLESRKGLMIAILSRFALIPAFYFTAKYGDQGWMIFLVSFLGLTNGYLTVCVLTAAPKGYKAPEQNALGNLLVLFLLGGIFSGVALDWLWIIGNGTF; this comes from the exons ATGTTGTCCAGGCCGATGTCTCAAGTCCCACCAGGCTTGAGGTTTGTGATGCTTATTTTTTTG GATTACCATCCTTCTAGAGTACTTACCCTGGTTTATCAACCGTTTGCCCTTGGTACAATGGCAGTACTTGCTTATTATGAGGCGAAAATCGATACAAGGAAGCGCAACATTTTCGGATACATTCTTTTCTGCTTCAGTACCTTTGGACTTTTAATT CTAGATTTAGCAACATCAGGAAGAGGGGGCATTGGGAATTATATCGggatttgttttcttgttgctgCATTTGGAGTTGCAGATGCTCATGTTCAAGGTGGAATGGTTGGAGATTTATCTTTCATGTGCCCCGAATTCATCCAA TCATTCTTTGCCGGTTTGGCTGCATCAGGGGCTTTAACTTCTGGCTTGAGGCTAATTACCAAAGCAGCGTTTGATAAAACAAGTCATGGTCTTCGTAAGGGTGTGG TGTTATTTCTTGCTATCTCAACTTTCTTAGAGTTTCTATGTATTTTCCTATACGCCTTTGTCTTTGCCAAACTGCCGATCGTTAAATACTTCCGGAGAAAGGCTGCTTCAGAAGGATCTACAACAGTTGCAGCTGATCTTGCTGCCGCCGGAATTAGAACCAATGACAGCGAAAAAGTAAAG GATGATGCTAAACAAGAGAGACTAAGTAACAAGCAGTTATTGATTCAGAACATCGATTATGCAATGGACCTCTATTTGATTTATGTCCTCACATTATCTATTTTTCCCGGATTCTTGTATGAAAACACCGGTACTCACAAACTGGGATCTTG GTATGCAGTTGTTCTCATAGCAATGTACAATGTGTGGGATCTCATAGGAAGATACATCCCTCTTATTGAATCCATTAAACTAGAGTCACGAAAAGGTCTGATGATCGCAATATTGTCACGGTTCGCACTTATTCCTGCATTCTACTTCACGGCCAAGTATGGAGACCAGGGATGGATGATATTTCTGGTATCATTTCTTGGATTAACGAATGGATATCTCACTGTTTGCGTCCTCACAGCTGCCCCAAAGGGCTACAAA GCACCAGAGCAGAATGCATTGGGTAATTTGCTGGTGTTGTTTCTTCTCGGGGGCATATTTTCGGGGGTCGCTCTCGACTGGCTGTGGATCATCGGTAATGGGACTTTCTAA